The genomic interval CAGAGGTGACTCAAACTATTTTGTGCCTGTGAGGCTTCATCCATAGGGAAGTAACCTGGGTCCCACCCATCGCTGTCTGTCAGTCAACATAGGCTACTatagagaagtagggagagggagggagggaggggtggagagggagggaggggtggagagggagggagggaggggtggagagggagggaggagtgaggggtggagagggagggaggagtgaggggtggagagggagggaggagtgaggggtggagagggagggagggttaccTGTGGTTCCATGGGCCGGTGCATGGCAGGCTGAGCAGACTCGGAGGAGCCCCCGTTGGAGAAGGGTTCAGAGCGGGGAGGGACGGGGGGTTGCTTTGTGGGGGCGGTCTGAGGGGAGCCCTGGATATTTTTGCGGTACCGTTCATCggcctgggagggagggcgTGGGGGAAAGGATGAGTCACTCATGTCTCTGCttatacacacacccaaccccccccccccccaccccacccgccccacaaacaaacaaacacacaaggaaGATGACAAGTGGACAACAAACAGAGCTAGTCTGAGGATTCCCAGCATGCTCTTGGGCGGGGTCAgtcacacataaacagacaaaGGTTTTCATGGAGACACATGGATcaacgctcccccccccccaccccccaagagCTGATTTACATTACGGCACTACAGGACACATACATGTTATTTACATTACGGCACTACAGGACACATACATGTTATTTACATTACGGCACTACAGGACACATACATGTTATTTACATTACGGCACTACAGGACACATACATGTTATTTACATTACGGCACTACAGGACACATACATGTTATTTACATTACGGCACTACAGGACACATACATGTTATTTACATCACAAAACTGTCAAAAAGGTGGGTTTGCTCCACACAACACAGAAGCTATTTCTCTAGGAGGTGGAACACACAGGCTGGTTAGTCGGGGCCTCGGATGTGTACATGCAGTGGCCCCTCTCAGTCTGCAGAGGTCAACTCCATGGAAAAGCCACAGCCACATCAGAAACACTCGGATCTAGTTGGAACGCCTCAGAACGGCCTTCAGATTGGAGTTCATTCCGTTCTTCCACCATACGGATGGTGtcaacagcttttttttttattaacctTGGTAATACTTCAAGGAAATAGAATGATGTGAAATGAGTGAATATGGGGGAAAAGGAGATATTTGAAAAGGTAGTAAATTGCAAATGGTGGCATGTATGGTGGCATCATGTCGTGACTAATGACTGCTAACTCATCTGGACAGAAGAGCAGCTGAACGTTTACCTCAGCCACGATTACGGTCTCGCTAATCTGAAATTCTCAAAATGACTCTTCCGTCTTTTTCCCGTTCCGCCCCGCTCAAAGTGGAGATTAAGATTAGGATATTTAATCCTCAAAAAGGTTTTAGTAGCCGAGCAGCAGCAGATAGgcaagcaaaaaaataaaataatcaagAGTGAGGAAGAAATGACAAAACAGCTCAGCTTTCGTTCGGTTTTAGAGGCAGTGCAAGTGTGAGCTCGTGGTTTTCTTTTCTCCGACTGGACACCCTGCTTCCTCTCAACGAGAGCAACAGATTTGCCATTTCAGTGGTTCTGTAACATCGCaaaggaaagaagaagagagcttAGGAAGCCCATGACAGGCTGGCTATCGCCCCTCAAACCCAACCATTTCAAACGGGTTGGAGTTACAGGAGATTCCATTTTAGGACGACCGCTAACTTGAGGAAAAAGAAAACCATAGTCGCCGCTCACACCACGCCGCCTCGCGTCGCGTCCCCCCAGGCAGtgtgggagagaagagaggaggcaggaagcaGCAAGcagcgggagggggggaggaacacAGAGGAAAGTTCACCTCTCTGACTGGCCAAGGAGGATGACAGACAGGGTCTACGGTGGGCTCCGGGTGTCCTGTCTGAGGGGGGTTAAGGGCGTCGGGCCCGTCGTTCTTAGGGAGGCTACAACTGTCGGGGAGCGGGTTAGCGCCAGGGGACGTCTCGTCCCGGTGGCGGTCAGGGACCGGGGGGGCGCGGGGGCTCTGAGGGGTCTTATCGACCTCCGCGGACACGGCCCTGCCCGCCTCTGGCAGCCCTGTCGTCTGTGGCGCAGCGACGACAccgtcagggggagggggtagcGGGGCTAGCGGGGCTGTCGTGGCGACGCTGCTGTCTGGGGGGCCtgtctggagggctgggggacagTCCGGGGCCGCCCTGTCGGGGTCGGGGGTCTTGTGGCACGGCGCGGGCTGCTTGCGGTCCTGCTGGAGGGACAGCAGGTAGGTCTGCTCCTGCTGCAGGAGCTTGTGGAGACGCTCGgccttcctctgctcctccagctcccgcCATTTGAACTCCTGATGCAGagcatgccagtgtgtgtgtgtgtgtgtgtgttcggggaTACTGGTTACTATAACGTTGTAGTTCTACCAGATATGGAAGCTGGACAGACTAGATGTAGTGACACGCACTTAATAATACGCAATAATAATCTGCCACTACAGTATCCTCCTAGTCAAATGCATCTGCTACAGTAATGCAGTAACATGAACATGGTTCTATAAGGGAGCAAGATAAAACAAGTGAATGATGCACAAAAATTAAATAGCATGACAGATGACTCATATCAGTACTGTCTTTCATAACATACATTTGCAATCCTCAAATAAATAACAAACTTAAGAGCAATGAATGACTCATGTCTAGCCGGCGATACTGGTCATGAATCACGCCCTTGAAACTTGGAGTGGAACAATTCCGAATGACCTCATTGTCATCCTACTAACGAGGGTGAAGGTTAAACAGTGACGCGCTTGATGTGGGAAGAACTTAAAAGGCACTGTTGGGGGAAGCTGACCGGATCTTTCCCGGAACCTTCCGTCCCGGTGAGACAGgcgtgggggtggagggagggtcttACCAACAGCATGGCCTGTTCAtgcagcagctgctgctgcaggatCTCCAGgtgcctctgctcctcctccagttgACGCCGGATGTACTCCTGTCAATCAAGCACAAGGGCCTCCGTGATTGGTGGAAATACAGGGGGAAAAAACGGGAGCGCGCGGGACGTTCGACCCCGACCCACCTGCTCGCGGTCGCCCCTCCTCTTCTCGTCCTCGGCCCGCCGGCGCTCGTCCTCCTCTTTCCGCCGgcgctccatctcctccacgcGCCGCTTGTCCTCCTGCTCGCGGCGCCGCTGCTCGCGCTCCTGCTGCCGCCGCATCTCCCGCTCGCGGCGCTGTTGCTACGGAgacggcaggaggggggggacacGGTCTCAGAAACACGGTCTCGATCGCTTGATCGAATCGATTTGGGCTCGGCTACACGTTCACTGAGACATAAAGCCGTCAGACCATCGGGGTATGGAGCGCAGAGATACCAATCGGGTTCTCGCAGATTGGCCCACTTGGGTGTTTTGCCTGTCTCTCATtgctccatctatccatctatccactcatccatccatccatcccaccaTCAATACATCCACCCATACCATACCACCATCCATCTATCCCATATCACCATCAATACATCCATACCACACCACAACACCACCCCTCCTTCCgaccctccctcctacctcctccagcctcctcctctgctccttctgCTGCTCGATGCGCTTCTGCCTCTCGGCCAGCAGCTGCCTCTtgtactcctcctgctccctgagcTGCTGCTCCTGCAGGAGCTGCTGGCGGCGCAGCGCCTCCGAGCGCTCCTTGTTCTCCTGCTGCAGGCGGATGAAGTCGCGGCGCAGGGTGGACTCGCCCGGCACGTTGACGATGGagctgggggtgggtggggggtgggtggacagggagggaggccagGTGTCAGAGCAGTGGGGGGGCGCGGGGGGAGGAAAAGCCCTGGTGGGCACCCCAAAGAGAAGATGGCGGGCGTAAACCCACGAGGGCGCGCTTACCTgggctctccctcctgctcctgggggtcctcctcttcctcctcgctgCCGCTGTACTCGTACTCTGTCTCGTCTgcgaagggggagagagacacacgacAGGGGAGTTAGCTTCGGcggggaaccccccccccccccccgcacgcgCGAGGCGACCGGTTCGTTCCGGGCTGGAGAGCGCAGGCGGCGCGAGGTCCGTCCACCCACCTTTCTCGCCCCTCTTCTTCTTGGTGCGGTCGATGTGGTCCTTCAGCTGGATGCGCACCTGCCGCTCGTTGGGCTGGTCCCGGATGTATGGGTGCTTCAGAAGCTGCTCGGTGGGGGGCCGCTGGGTGTAGTTCTTCACCAGGCAGCCCTCGATGAAGCTGAAGAACTTCttggacctggaggaggaaggaggaagggaggaggctgAAAACCACGCCCTAAACCGCCCGAGGCCCGGCCTCTTTCGAGCACATCCTCTCCTTAAAACGCACGCGGTGAACTCCGGCTCTCTGGGCGACACCCAGCGTGCCGTCATTCACACCGTGAACGCCATGGAAAACCCAAGAGAGAGTCTCAAGGAGGCTGCGTCGCCAGTGGAAACGGAGCATTTCCCAGGGCTGAGTTGCTCTTTGTAGTCTCATGCCAGAAACCTTGTGGGTATGATGTGGTGTGCCACACAACCAGGCCCAGGTGCGCTACAGCTGCTCAGCCCAGCACGGCTAGGCAGAGCCCCTGGGCAGAGATGCCTGCAGCCTGCCTCTAACCACAGCTCAACCAGAGCCATGCAGAGGACCGAATCTCAGATCTCTGGACACTTTGAATGGCTTTAGAGTTAGCTGCTCAGGCCCGGTGAATCATCTGTGCTTCTACGTGGTCTACTCAAGTGTCCGCTGCAGGCTACTCACCACttcttagacttcagccttggGGGAGGGTTCctggggatgaggaagagggctCGCATCGGGTGCATGTCACACAGCGCTaaacgacagacacacacacacacactcgttagaGAGGGATTGGGGGTCGATGAAGCAGGAaatggagggtagagaggggaggtacTCACGCGGGGCTCCTTCAGCCATCTCGATGGCTGTGATGCCGCAAGACCACAGGTCACTCTGCAGGACGAGAgggtcaggtcagacacacacaggtccaggaGACACACGCAAGAGATCGGTTGAGTTCGGTCTTCTTTctttgtgcgtttgtgtgtgggtgtgtgtgtgtgtgtgtgtgtgtgtgtaaagtgtgcaTGTCAGAGTGCGTGTCTAGTGTGTATGAAGAGTGCGTCTGTGTAGaatttcagagtgtgtgtgtgtagtatgtataaagtgtgcgtctgtgtgtaccacgtgtgtgtagcgtgtgtgtttggtcttACCCTGTAGTCGTAAGTAGCGTCTGGGTTTTCGTCACAAGCGATGACCTCTGGGGCCATCCAATAGGGCGTGCCGATGAAGGTGTTCCGCCGCCCCACGGTGCGGTCCAGCTGGGCGCTCACACCAAAGTCCACTGTTGAACACAAGACTCCCATCAACCGTCTGCACGGAAACGCGCTCCAACACCGACAGCCATTAGACGGACGGGGAGGAAAAACACCTCAGATATGCACGCGTGTGGGAGGGCGTCACcacgacgaggaggaggaggagtcactCACCGAGTTTGACCTCGGCGTTCTCGGTCAGCAGGACGTTCTGGCCCTTGATGTCCCGGTGGATGACGTGATGGGCGTGCAGGTGGGCCAGGCCCTGTGAGGGGGAAACGGAGAGAGGTCCGTTCACCGAGCAGCCAGCCGCAGCTCGGTAGACGGAGATTCTGGAGATTGAAGCCACTTAGGAGGATGGACTGCGCCGATAGgaaggagagacgggggggagggaaggggggggactgagagacAGACCTACCCGAAGGATCTCTCTGGAGATATAAGCGATCCAGTCTTCCTTCAGCTGGTTGCCCTTGGTGTTCTTCACAAGGTCCGTGATGGAGCCAGCGCCACAGAACTCCATCACCAGCTACAGAACacccacaaacatacacaaacacacacgttacagCATGATTGTCAATTATCATGGTAAGTATGAAAATCTTTGAAAACTGCAAACAGTAGTTTAACAGTCAGGCTCGCTCACCCAGAGCTGGTCGTCGTGTCCTGGGGGGCTCTTCTTGATGAAAGCACCGTAGTACGTGGCTATGTTTCTGTGGTGGGAGTATTTCTTCAGCATGTTGATCTCCAGTTTaatctcctcctcttcgtcctGCAGGAatatgagagacagacagacggacagtttGTGTCAGGTCAAGGAGGGTGATTGTGGTTGACATGCCTTGCGACATGAAAAGCCGCAGACTCGGTTCCCGTTGGGAAGTCCTGCAACAGCCTGAGTCAATAGGTTGAAGCACTGACATCTTTACCGAGAATAAggccttaaagacacacaggaGAATGGTTGACATGACAGCCTAACTCCTAGCCACATTTGGGGGGGAAAGCACCAGAAGAATTGAATTTCCTTGAACTGAGACAAGTTCTACTAAGATTCGAAACGGTCTCGCTCAACTGATACCAGACCGAGAGGAGGAGTCCacttcttcatcctcctctctcaacCTCGTTGTTTCGAGATTAATGACGCGTGGGGCCTCCCTGTGCATCTGTAGCAGCCATTAGCAGTAATCTCACTATACTACTGTGCAGACAAATCCTTAAACAACAAGAACAGTTGTTTATATGTGTCAAATGTTTTCATTCTCCATTTCGAACTGCGGGAGGGATTTATCAGATATTACACATGGAGGCGCTAACCATCCTCTATGACACAGTGTTGGTGTACTTGAGCCAGATGACAACCCTCGTCAAGCTAAACGTTGACCAACCTCAAAGTGAAAATGAAGCCTTTAGCCTAGGCATTGTGTAACCGAGCATTGTGCTACAAGCCCCAGTGTGGGAGACCGACTACCATAGGAGGAAGCGGTAAGCAAGGTCAGCGCAACACAGTTAGCCAACTGGAAGCAGGCCATAGCCTGACAGTGATTAATGGAGATACTCTAATTGCACTGTTCTGTGGCTAGCCTCCGTAGAAACCCATGTTGACAGAAGTTCAGTTAAGTCTTATGAGGGCTGCGTTAGCTGTGCAGAGAGAGGGCACATCACCCATTTTGTCTGCATTACAACATTCCAGTGTGTTTGCACAGCCCGCGGGGCTTTTTTGTcatgtaaaaacacacacacacacacaggatgctaGTTCTGCATTCCACCATGTCTAGTTAACCAGTTATCCAGAGGACCCCCACCACAACTCTCAGCTGGATATCCAGGCAGCCATGCTGTTGCACTCGTTTGGAGTGACATCAACctttctcctgcctcccctcccctccacctcccctcgcctcccctcccccgccgcCATGCAGCTGTTTGGATTATCACTCGCAGCCGTGAAAGCCTGATCGCCaccgggtcacatgaccagggaCAGACATCCCTCCCTGCTCACGATCCCAACGGtgacaagcagagagagggagggcgggagggtcGAGGGGGGCAAAACAGAATGAGTCAAAAACGAATGCACATTTGCCCCGCTGAGTCCTTCAGCCACACGTCCCATCGGTGACACCCCGCAGGGCTCTTATGTAACTCCCGCTCTTTTGGCCCAGTGGTCCCATTCAATAATAACTGCCTCCTGACAAAAGAAAGACTTTTCAGCAAGAATACCTCAAAATCCCTGCCCAACCTAGAAAGCAGATTTAGAAAgcaaactacatttcccataaaCCTTAACACAGGATaacgaagaagaagaagaaggaaaaaaaagacaataaaCACACACGGCAGCGGACTGGATGGAAGAATTTAGAGCAGGGGTTAAAATGTGGGTCATCATGACAGACACGCTATATAGCCCAGCTCTCAAAGTGCTCCACAGGCATGTAGCTTAGACTGGCAGAGAGCGGGGAGTCGGCTAGCCTAACAAGAGTCGAGCCCGGCCCACGATTCAGGGCAACAAACGGCAGGGGCAATAGATGTTGGAGGgctccctccaccacaacctAGTCACGTTGCTCTCAAATCTGGATGTAGCTGCAAAGCATGCATAAGCTCCCATACATTAGTCCATGTAGCCTACTGTCCATCTCCAATTAAGACTGAAACCACTCCACTGACTATTATGCTACAGGCCATCATGAGACCGCTCCACTTAGCCATGCTAGAATATAGATGACCCAATTTGACGATGCTAGCCTGAGTAGCTGACTAGGGTACAGATGTGGAACCAGACCTGGGAGCTACATGACAGATAGGAGCCACTTCTAGACCTGTTATCTCGGGCAGGGCTGGCTAGAGCAGCACGTGTGGGGGTTGATGACGTCCCAAGGTGTGGGAACACCTCTGAGTGCCTGACACAGGAAGCGGTTGGGTAACCGCTGGTTGCAATGTCCTTTACGAGACAGCTGACTCATGACAATCAGAAGGGTGTGTCAGGGAACAAGTCGGGACAATTTCTCTAGTTAGGAGTCTGAAGAACTGGGCCAGGTGAACTCAAACAGTCACACTGGAAACTTTCAAGCCATTTCAAACATAACACACAATTCAGCCCTGGTGAGAAAATGTTGCTGCTAGCTTCAGCACTACTAATACTCTGTACGGATGCTGCAGTTCATTTTCTCTGAATATGTGGGCATTCCATGTGAAAGAGAGCTGAAACTTAATGCTTTCAGCCTTTGAATGTTACCTTCGAACATTGAGGTCATCTCGCACAACAATGCCTTGGTGCTGAGGTTGAAACCCACAGCTAAAACAGGCCATCATCTTCATGGATTTGGAAGGGTTAGTGGGGGTCATGTTGGCTAACCTCACCCCAGGAGAGTAACTAAGCCATGGGCACTGGCAGGGGTTCtgtccctggggggggggggtgaagctgCCACTGGGCCTAGATAGATGACTAAACAGGAGGTGGTCTTcattaggatgtgtgtgtgtgtgtgtgtggccctctTCTCTGGGAGGTCCACACTTGAGAAATGAAAGCAGAATGCCAAAGATCTACCCGCCAGCCTGCCTCGGAATTACGCTATTGAGTCAACATACCGCTGGCTAGATCTCTGCTTGTTATGTGGGAATTTATGGGTGCCTCATTATGGAGAactcatgttttgtttttttcccttccCTGAAATCTAGGTCTCCCTCAAACATATGAAGGCACATTAATATTTCTGAATACTGCACATATCTTGAACTGGCAGATCGTCCAATTTTCCGTCATTCCACTAGATGAAAGTAAACAAATGTATTAGCCTATGCTGTGGACCTTTCGGCCCCGCGCTTTAGCAACGAGCCTGTAGAACACCTGACCAGGCTGGCTTATCTCCTCATCACAGACCAGAATAAAACAATGGACCTGctgctcagagagagagcgagagagagagagagcgagaatgaAAACAACGGCACACTCGCACTGTTTCCAAAGGTCAGCCAAGCCTGCCTGGCTCTGTCAgtaacccccttccccccccgtcccccccaacctccctccatcctccctgaaaAACAACAGCGAGGTGGTTATCCTTAgtcaaaccccccccctccccccgccttaCCTCGGTGACATCCATGACCTTGATGGCCGCCAGCTGCCCAGTCTTGACATGCCGcccctggggagagggagggagagatagcacGTTAGTCGTCACGCGGAGAACAGTGAGGACCACTGTTGGTTTATCAGCTGCTCTGCCAGGTTATCagggttaagggttagggttagagtgccGACTGTTTGCCCGCGCGTGTGACACTCTGAAAAAAGGTTCCAAAGCTCCCATGCCTTATGCTACAAAGTTTGGGGGATTTCAGATTGTTTCCGTGTCCAAGGCCTGCTCGATGGGGAAGCATGAAACTGATTTAGCTGGAGCGTTTAGTGACAGACAGTTACTTATAGGTCTAcgatccccttcccccccccccctactgaaCAAACAATCCCACAGTCCCCTACAGTTCCAGCACCCCTCACTCCTTAAATAAACAAAGGCCAAAAATAGAAACCTCCTTTCCCATCcccaaaccctccctcccccccaaaataaataataacacaGATAAAAGCTCCACATGTTTGGGAGCCAAGCCAGGCATGGGTATTCCCCCTAGTCTTGGCTGGACCGTGTATAAAGGTTGTGGCGCTGATGATCCCAGCAGCTGTGGTCACGCACACACGTAGAATCCCGGTCAATATCATGATGACAAGACGTTCCAGAGGCAATTGAATATGCATGGATTATGGACAGTAAAAAGCAACCGGCTTATTCTTTACAGCCCTGGTTAAGACGAGTGCTTGAACCCGCCTGActgtaatcccccccccccccccgtcctttgATCCCGGAGCGGCCGTCATAAAAACGCTGCAGGGGACGTTACGGCCCCCGGCTGGCGCTGCAGCCCCGCACACGACCCTCTgggggggtcaagggtcacagGTGCGACTCAGGGTTCatcgccctccacacacacaccgcccccaCCCATCTGTGAGCACACAGGCGACGTGGGTAAGAAGAAGAAGGGTATTTAGTTTCTCTCCATCGGCACCAGCATGTGGCCCGGGTCTGTGGAGCTTCACAGGGACGGGATGCCAGGTTCTGCCCTTTGAACCCTTCCTGCGAGTCCCAGGAtcaaggcgggggggggggggggatgagaacTGGACCGTGGAAGCGGATGGGAATGCAGAAGGTAGTCGAGGATGATCTGTCCACCAATCATTAGAAGATAAGGAGTCAGAGCCTCCCCTTACTCTTTTGTGCTCCAGCCACCTCCTATATCAGCCAgttcacccccccaccacccccccccccccaccaccaccactacagtAATCACAAGGAGCCTGACTGGCTGGGCTTTAGTAAGACTAAGCAGACTCCCATCACACTACACTCAAAGCCTGGTAGCCAGTCATGAGTTGTAACCATggcaacccccccacccacccacccacccacccccacacacacacacaatagataGGAGATGAGGAAGCGAAGGACACGGCTCTGACCTACCTCAAGGGGCTGACCGAAGGGAGGGGTCGGGGCGGTCATAGGGGGCCCCCAGTGAGGCCCTGGAGGGGTTATCTAAGGCGGTGAGTTATCACCGAGCCATTCCCCTCCCTTCACTTCAGCCCCAGCCAGCTCTAGTCTCCCATTAAACTGCTAACCACAGCCAGATGTGTTGCTGGCCCGGCTCCAGCGACACAGACCAGCACTCCCATCCAGCTCCACTCCCCATCAGTCCTCACAGTGCCTGTcaaccactcctctctctccctgccacaTTCCACTGGACCCCTGGTGCTTCAGcgcatcatcctcctcctcctcatcctcctcctcctcctcctcctcctcctcgtcctctgatgcctgtgtgtgtgtgcggggcagGGAGCCAGGGTAGGTGTGTGTTGGTAATGAGGGTTTAGAGCTCTGTGGGGTAGCACAGGGGTTAGATGTAGATGTAAGGTGACATTTAAgcagtgggtgggggggggaggagggcgacACCAGCCAATGAGGACGAGGTCCGCGCCGGAAAAACGCTCATTACGCGTGTGCTAGCTGTGACCGGCAAACACAGCGGGcatactaaaacacacacacacacacacacacacttgaacgtATACAAAACCCCCCGGAGAAAATGAGCGCTCGCACACGCAAATGGGAATCACGTAACGCAAACAAACTATTACCCCGGCCTAATGGTTTATCGACATCCTCCTTCCGGCCGCCTCCTATAGCTCAACGCAAACCAGAAGAGCGCTGGGAAAGAAACGGCTTCTCAGCAACAGCGCACAACGGAGCCCAGCCCGCTGCATACCAGCACACTGACCCATTTctcacagacacagctacacagacacacattacgACCGCACTCCCCAGAGGACCCCCACTCAGGGTGgatgagagtggaagagagtggaTGGGAGAGCGGGCAAAGGGCAAAAGGGAGTACTGTAGCTGGGAGAGTCGATTGAAAGagcgagagcgggagggagagagagagcgagagcgagagagagagcgaaatgGAAAAGAAAGAGGCAGCGAGCATGATTAAGGGCTACAGAGCGGGATCGCATGGGAAGGGAGATGAGGTATGGGGGTAGAGCAACCATAAACTCGGCGGCCTGTTATCGGAtcgtgctggagagagggagagcgttcACTCTTCTCAGACAACAGCCGATATGGCCCACTGCATCCCAGGCTGAGGGCGGAGGAGAGATGCATTCAGGCCAGGCCGGGGATCAGAGGGGtggggtctggtctggtctggtctggtccacTGTTCAGGTCCAGGGAGTGGCAGCAGGGTTTAAAGTGGACTGGAGAGGAGACGGCTGATCCGTAAGTAAGGAGGTATCGATCCCAGTGCAGCAGCCTGTACTCAGCCCAACTAACTGCTCCACTCAGGATGAGAGCTGTTCTGAGAGCCCCCTCTTGAGAAAACAGAGCTGCTTTCTCAGGGAGAAGTCAAGGCGTGTTCCGATACCGACGCCGTTCCTAGACAGTTCGGTCGGCCGGGGAACAGGTTCGAATGAAACCCGTTCTCTCCAAAGGAAACGTGACACCGAGGCATGACTGGGCTCAGACTCCGCTGGGAATCAGGCACTCCCGTCTGCCTGGGCCACAGGGACAGGATTTGTTTCGCCTCATCCGAGTATCACAACGAGGCGGCTCAGTGAGCGGCTGCACGCCGTGCACAGACAGGCGTGTTCACACAGAGGCCGGACTTGTGACGCCCATGAGTACGTGAGACCAGCGTGGgaaagaaaagcccaaaacGCCCGAGCGCGTACACACGCGCGCCGGAGGGATTGTGTTCCTGGTGAGGCTGCCGGTTTGCGTCCGACCCCCCGACCTCTCGCATCTCTCTCACCGTGCGCGAACACACACTCTCGAGCACGCACGATGACCATGTGAACAGATAGGGCTGGCCCCTCGTGAGACGACCGTGTCTCTGGGActtgagggtgtgtgagtgacaggagGGAGATCTTGGCCACGTCGTTAAGAGGGTGACACATTCAACACCCCCGGCAGCTGACCCCCGAAAACTAGCAGGCCAATCAGCACATAGCTAAACCCGAACCACCAAGGTGGAGCAAATAAATGACACCGGGCCCAAGCATCAAGCAGATGACAAAGAACAGGGATTATTTAAGGTCTTAAATAAATAGTTGGTATATGTTGCTTACGGCCAGCCAGCCCATCCCGCCCTGCACACTAACCAACAATTCAGACTCCTCCATTGGTTTGGCTATAAATAGCTCCAGTCTTAAATCAAAGCTAGCAACCGTTTAACTGTGAACAGGCTCGTCTCCTGCATGGTGTCACGTGTTCTTGCCCGGTTTTCGGCAGCGCGTGGCTGTAGTCTGTAGACCTAGACCACAGTGCGTTTACCTGCTAGATGAGGATCTTCGGGGCAACA from Osmerus eperlanus chromosome 21, fOsmEpe2.1, whole genome shotgun sequence carries:
- the LOC134007811 gene encoding mitogen-activated protein kinase kinase kinase kinase 4-like isoform X6, with product MANDSPAKSLVEIDLASLRDPAGIFELVEVVGNGTYGQVYKGRHVKTGQLAAIKVMDVTEDEEEEIKLEINMLKKYSHHRNIATYYGAFIKKSPPGHDDQLWLVMEFCGAGSITDLVKNTKGNQLKEDWIAYISREILRGLAHLHAHHVIHRDIKGQNVLLTENAEVKLVDFGVSAQLDRTVGRRNTFIGTPYWMAPEVIACDENPDATYDYRSDLWSCGITAIEMAEGAPPLCDMHPMRALFLIPRNPPPRLKSKKWSKKFFSFIEGCLVKNYTQRPPTEQLLKHPYIRDQPNERQVRIQLKDHIDRTKKKRGEKDETEYEYSGSEEEEEDPQEQEGEPSSIVNVPGESTLRRDFIRLQQENKERSEALRRQQLLQEQQLREQEEYKRQLLAERQKRIEQQKEQRRRLEEQQRREREMRRQQEREQRRREQEDKRRVEEMERRRKEEDERRRAEDEKRRGDREQEYIRRQLEEEQRHLEILQQQLLHEQAMLLEFKWRELEEQRKAERLHKLLQQEQTYLLSLQQDRKQPAPCHKTPDPDRAAPDCPPALQTGPPDSSVATTAPLAPLPPPPDGVVAAPQTTGLPEAGRAVSAEVDKTPQSPRAPPVPDRHRDETSPGANPLPDSCSLPKNDGPDALNPPQTGHPEPTVDPVCHPPWPVREADERYRKNIQGSPQTAPTKQPPVPPRSEPFSNGGSSESAQPAMHRPMEPQVPVRTTSRSPVLSRRESPLPGGAQANNQAVQRNVGSNAEPRLLWDRVEKLVPRPGSGSSSGSSNSSSQAGSGERFRPRSSSKSEGSPLQRPENAAKKPEEKKEFARPNRPADLTALAKELRAVEDVRPPNKVTDYSSSSEDSGTTDEDDDEEVDQDGGEESTSGAEDSRAGRLSNGETASLKTLLADDSESDQATTPSKDGTLVIRQTQSASNTLQKHKSSSSFTPFIDPRLLQISPSSGSSLNNMAAFGNEGRLADALRADPSRKGSVVNVNPVNTRPQSDTPEIRKYKKRFNSEILCAALWGVNLLVGTESGLMLLDRSGQGKVYPLISRRRIQQMDVLEGLNVLVTISGKKNKLRVYYLSWLRNKILHNDPEVEKKQGWTTVGELEGCVHYKVVKYERIKFLVLALKNSVEVYAWAPKPYHKFMAFKSFGDLVHKPLLVDLTVEEGQRLKVIYGSSSGFHAVDVDSGAVYDIYLPTHIQTHIQSHAIIILPNTDGIELLVCYEDEGVYVNTYGRITKDVVLQWGEMPTSVAYIRSNQIMGWGEKAIEIRSVETGHLDGVFMHKRAQRLKFLCERNDKVFFASVRSGGSSQVYFMTLGRTSLLSW